In the Dermochelys coriacea isolate rDerCor1 chromosome 25, rDerCor1.pri.v4, whole genome shotgun sequence genome, one interval contains:
- the MRPL54 gene encoding 39S ribosomal protein L54, mitochondrial — translation MAARALVRALGAGRCPGAALGPFCRVLASGYAKKAAVKAKGKGFSKEELKGPEVCKDPMLLTTHAMGVNFYRQGPEVALKDDSEYPDWLFQMHLGPLKTLEELDPETPQYWRLLRKHNTWRRNKLSKSKKF, via the exons ATGGCAGCCCGGGCTCTCGTGCGGGCTCTCGGGGCTGGGCGCTGCCCGGGCGCCGCCCTCGGCCCCTTCTGCAGGGTGCTGGCTAGTGGCTATGCCAAGAAAGCAG CGGTGAAGGCCAAAGGGAAAGGCTTCAGTAAGGAGGAGCTGAAAGGCCCGGAGGTGTGCAAGGACCCCATGCTGCTCACCACACACGCTATGGGAGTGAACTTCTACAGACAGGGCCCGGAGGTGGCTCTGAAGGACGACTCTGAGTATCCTGACTG GCTTTTCCAGATGCACCTCGGCCCCCTCAAGACACTGGAGGAGCTGGACCCTGAGACGCCCCAGTACTGGAGGCTCCTGCGGAAGCACAATACCTGGCGCCGCAACAAACTGAGCAAGAGCAAGAAGTTTTAG